The genomic DNA CAGCGATTCAATGGCTGAGGCGGAGTTCGCGCTCGATTGGCGAGAACCTCTGCGGCGCGGCGGCGACTCCGGTCCGGCGCTTGCCGAAACGCCAGACGCCAGCTTTCTGTTGCAGGTGATGCGGCATGAGGTCGATGGGGTGGAGATGCCTGAAGGAGGCGTCAAGCTGAGCGACGCGATCCTGGCCGACTTTGAAAAATGGATCGCGATGGGGGCTCCAGATCCTCGCGACGAGCCACCGTCGGCCGACGAATTGGCCAAGTCGACTTCGTGGGAAGCGGTTCGCAACAAGCGAGCAAAGTGGTGGAGTTTCCAACCGATCGGAAACATTGCACCACCGGCTGGTGACAATGGATGGTCGGACCTTGCGATCGATCGCTTCACCTATGCGAAAATGCATGCAGCGGGATTGCAGCCCGCCGCGCCGGCTGATCGCGTGACGTTGGTCCGGCGGCTCTATTTCGCTTTGACGGGCCTTCCGCCAACGCCCGATCAGATCGATGCGTTTGTCGACGATACAGCCGACGACGCCTATGAAAGACTTGTCGATGAATTGTTGCAATCGCCTCATTTTGGCGAGCGTTGGGCGCGGCATTGGATGGATTGGTTCCGATACGCTCAATCGCACGGCAGCGAGGGAGACCCAGCGATCGCCGGGGCGACGCTCTACCGCGACTACCTGATCCGCGCGCTCAACGCCGACGTTCGCTACGACCAACTGGTCCGCGAGCACATCGCGGGAGATCAATTGCCCGAACCGCGGATCAACGAATCGCTTGGCATCAACGAATCGCTGATCGGCACGGCGCATTGGCGGATGGTTTTCCATGGCTTTACTCCGACCGACGCCTTAGACGAACGAGTCCGGTTTAACGACGACGCGATCGACGTTGTCAGCAAAGCATTTTTGGGACTGACGGTATCGTGTGCCCGCTGCCACAACCACAAGTTCGATGCGATCAGCCAAGCCGACTACTACGCCTTTGCCGGGATTGTCGACTCGACCCGCCCTGGTCGCGCGGCGATCGATCTCCCCAGTCGCTTGAATCTTCATCGCGACACCTTGGCGAACTTAAAGCCGCGAATTCGCGAGGCGATCGCGGCCGACTGGCAACCCGCGGTCGCTGCGCTTGCCGAGCGGCTGCAGTCGACGCCGCCGAGTGAATCGGATGCTAAAGAGGCTAATTCGGTGTTGAACCCTTTGGCAACGATACAACGCGCGATCGCTGACGGTACCACGTTCGAGGCAGCTTGGAATCAGAGCGTCGCGGAATTTGAAATGCTGCAAACTCAACGGGCTGCGTTTGAGGAACAGTCGTTGGCGGAAGATTGGCGACTCGATCGGGCACCGCCCGAAGGTCAGTGGTTTGCGTACGGCAACGGTCTTGTTGGAGTTGCCGAGCAAGCAGACGATCGACAACCCGAACCAAACGCCGCCGGCGAATTTGCGATCGCCGAATCGGGAGACGCACTGCGTGGCATCTATCCGGCCAGCGTCGTGACGCATGGGATCAGCAATAAACATGGCGGTCGTTTGACGTCGCGGGACTTTCTCGCGTCGGAGGATCAGCGACTGTGGTTGCAGATTGCGGGCGATGGGGCGTCGTCGAGTCGCTTTGTTGTGCAAAACTACCCACGCAATGGAACCGTCTATCCGGTTACCAACCTCTCGGGCGATAAGGCAGCCCGGTGGCATTGGCAACAATACGACCTGAGCTATTGGAGCGGAGATGATCTGCATATCGAATTAGCGACAGCCCGCGATGGGCCGTTGTTGGTCAAACCGAACGATCGGTCGTGGTTCGGAATTCGTAGAGCCGTTGTCACCGCAGCCGGGCAGCAACCGCCAAGCGATTGGCGCGAACATCTCTCTCCGCTGTTTCAGATCGCCGGTGAGCAACCGCCAAAGTCGGCGAGCGATCTCGCGGAGCTTTATGCCGCGGCGATCGGCCAGGCGATCGAGGCTTGGCAATCCGGAAGGATGACCGATCCTCAAGCTCTGCTGTTGGACGCGTGCGTGCAGCAAAAACTGCTCCCCAACGCGTTGGACAACTTGCCGTCGGCGAAACCGCTGATCGAGGAATACCGCCGCTTGGAGGCGGAGATCCCGGTGGCGACGCGTTTGCCGACGCTGTCCGAATGGCGTGGCAGCGACCATCCGCTCTATATTCGTGGCGATCACAAGCAACCCGATCGTCCGATCCCCCGCCGGTACTTGGAAGCCTTTGATGCGGAACCCTACGCGACGCAGCTCAGCGGCCGCGAACAGCTCGCCGAGGATCTGGTCCGCGCCGACAATCCGTTGACCTCGCGCGTGATCGTCAATCGGATCTGGCACCATCTGTTTGGCCGCGGGATCGTCGCCACGACCGATAACTTCGGCCGGCTCGGCACGCAACCGACACATCCGCAGCTGTTGGACTACTTGTCCGGCGAGTTCCGCGATCGGGGCTGGTCGATCAAACAACTGATCCGCCAGATTGTGACCAGTCAAACATGGCGGCAACAATCGACGCCATCGGCCAAGGCACTGGATGTCGATCCTGAAAACTTGCTGCTGTCGTACCGTACGACGACGCGGTTGGAAGCCGAAGCGATCCGAGATTCGTTGCTGGCTGTGTCGGGACGTTTGCAGCCGCTGGCTCCCGAAGGTGCTGTTCGTGGCGACAGCGACCGTCGCTCGGTCTACGTCAATGTGATCCGCAATTCGTTGGATCCCTTTTTGAGCAGCTTTGACGCGCCCGTTCCGTTCAGCTGCAAAGGCCGGCGCGACGTCACAAACGTTCCAGCTCAAGCTCTGATGATGCTGAACAATCCGTTTGTTATCAAAGCAGCCGAGCAGCTTGCTGCAGGCATTCTGGCCGACGATTCGCTGCACGATCCAGCGCAGCAGGTCGCTGCGATCTGGCGACGCTGCTTTGGGCGGACGCCAAGTGAATCGCAGCTGCAGGCGGCGACGGCGTTTCTGGAACAGAGCCGAGCCGGGAATGAAACGATCCGCCAGCAGATCGCCCAATGGGATCGTCAGATCGCGGAACATCGCTCTCAAATCGATGCGATCACCACGCCAGCACGCGAGAAATTGATGGCGGCGCTCGCAGGCGAGTCTTCGGTTCCCTCGGCGGCTGACGCAACGTCGCCGTCGCCATTACGAGAGTGGCAGTTTTCCAAACTGTCGCCCGACCCAGCAGCCAAAGATCATCTGACGCTTCACGGAACGGCGCGGCTGGAAGACGACGCGTTGATCGTCGATGGCGGTGGTTGGGCGGCATCGCCTGCGCTGCCGATGGAGATCGCCACGAAATCGCTCGAGGTTGTCGTGCAGCTGGACGACTTGGACCAACGCGGCGGCGCTGCGATTTCGATTCAGTCGACCGACGGCAACTTGTTCGATGCGATCGTGTTCGCCGAACGCGAGCCGCGGCGTTGGATGAGCGGCAGTGACCATGGGCGACGGACGCAGAGCTTCCGCGCGGATGAAGAGCAGCAGGCGCAACAACAGCCTGTCCATCTGGTAATCACCTACAACGGCGACGGGACGATCGTTTGTTATCGCGATGGCCAGCCCTACGGAACGGCTTACAAAACGGGCGTTCAAACGTTCCCTGCAGGGCGGACTCAAGTGATTTTTGGAATGCGTCACGGCACGCGGACAACCAACGGTCGAATGTTGAAGGGGCGGATCTACGAAGCGCGGCTGTACGACCAAGCGTTAACGGCAACGCAGGTTCAATCGTTGGCAACACGATCCGTCCACGCGGTTTCTCACGAGCAGATGGTCGCAGCGTTGGAGCCCGCCGAGCGTGAGAAGCTGCTTCTTTTAGATCAGCAGATGGCCACGCTGCAGCGAAAACGCGACGCGAGTCCGCCCTCGCCGGTACCGCAACAACACTGGATCGATTTCGCTCATTCGCTGCTGAACATGAAGGAGTTCCTCTATGTCCGCTAATACATCGCACCTAAGCGTCGGCTCGCGGAGACGCTGGTTGCAAACATGCAGCAGCGGATTTGGGATGCTTGCCCTGTCGAGCATGCAACGCCAAGCGACGGCCGCCGCCACGGTACCGGTTGTCAATCCAAAAGCCAAAAGCGTGATCCTGTGTTACATGTCCGGCGGCGTGTCGCATGTCGATTCGTTTGACCCCAAGCCGCAACTGGTCAAAGATCATGGTAAATCGATGCCGGTCAAAGTCGAACGGACTCAGTTCAACAACAACGGCAAGATCTTCGGCAGCCCGTTTGCCTTCAAGCCTTATGGCGAAAGCGGATTGGAGATCAGCGAAATCTTTCCGGAGATCGGCAGTTGTGCCGACCATTTGGCGGTTGTCCGTTCGGCAACAACTAATGTGAACGAACACGCGCAAGGCAACTTTGCGATTCATACCGGCTTTCCCTTTCTGGGGCATCCGAGCGCCGGTGCTTGGATCAGTTATGGCTTAGGGGCGGCGAATGAGAACCTGCCCAGCTACGTCGTGTTGCAGAGCGGCGGCGCGGTACCACCGCACGGCGGCGTGGGGCTGTTCAGCAGCGGTTACCTGCCGGCTCAACATCAGGCTTCGATATTGCAAGCCGACAAACCCGACGCGGTCCCTAACATCCGCCCCGCACAAACGTTGGCGATGCAGCGACAGCGACTCGACTTTGTGCGTCAGATCGATTCTCAGTTTGCCGACTCCGCCCAGAACCGGCAGGTCGATGCGGCGATCGAAAACTATGAAACTGCGTTTCGGATGCAGTCGGCCGTCCCCGAGCTGTGCGATATTTCCGACGAAACCGCAGCAACGATGAATCTGTATGGGATCGATTCTGGCGATCAGGCACTGGCCGCTTACGGACGCCAAGCTCTGTTGGCGCGGAAACTCGTCGAACAAGGCGTCCGCTTTATCGAACTCTCCTGCATCACGCGCGGCATCGGCGCCGGCGGCGCGGCGAATCCCTGGGACCAACATGGCGACTTGGAGAAGGGGCACCGTGCGATGGCGGAACAGGTCGACCGACCGATCGCCGCGTTGATCAAGGACTTGGAGGCCCGTGGGCTGTTGGATGAAACGCTGATCGTCTTCACCGGAGAGTTCGGTCGAACGCCATTTTCGCAGGGGGCCGGTGGCCGCGATCACAATCCGTTTGGTTTCAGTTTATGGCTGGCTGGCGGCGGTATCCGCGGCGGGACAGCCTACGGAGCGACCGACGAACTCGGCTACCGCGCCGTCGAAAAGCCCTGCACGATCTATGATGTTTGGGCGACGGTGCTGCATCAATTGGGGATCGACCACGAAAAGTTGACCTTCCGCTCCGGCGGCCGCGACTTCCGGCTGACCGATGTCCACGGCAACGTCTTAACTGAGATCATCGCCTGAGTTTTCCAGACGTTGCCCGCACGGTCTGTGACTTTTCCGGCAGTTACAGCACAACGTAAACAGGCAGGGAGGGCATTGTCGTCTAATACGATGAATGCGCAACCCGTACGTCGGTACGGAAAAATCTAGTTGCCGGCGACGTTATGGCGCCAGGCGGCGCGGATCCAGTCGCGTCGAGCTTGTTTCGAAGCGGTGTCCGGTATTGTTGTGTCTGCAGGCAGTAGTTTTAGCCAACGCTTGTGCAGCGCGTCGGTGACGGGGGTGTCCAGTTCGGCGGCGTGGCCGGGGAAGGCGGCGTTGTATTGGCTGCCGAGCGATTTGGGGCGTGGTTGTTTCGCGGGGGCCAAGCCGTGCAAGCCGCCTCGTGTTCCCCACCACTGCAAGGCGGCAAAGTCTTCGGAATCGGGAGGTACATCGGTGACGTAAATCGTCGCGCTGCCGTCGGCATGCAGTCGCTGCTGTAAGTGCGGGACATCGATCGCTTGAACTGGCAGGTCTTGTTCGATCGCGGTCGCAGCGGCCCATCCGGCGGCTTGGCCCAAAGAGGTCCAGATCGGTTCGAGCCGCAAGGCGCCAAAGCCGAAGTGGCTGGCTGAACATGCGACAGGAACCAGCAGGTTTTCGGTAACCGCAGGCACGATGACGCCGTAGGGAATTTGGTACGGCGGGACTTTCTTGTAGAACTCCCCCTCGTGCTGGCCGTCGAATCGAGATCCGGTGCGACCTGTGCCGTGGCAGTTGTGGACGTAGTCGCCGATGGCGATGCTGTCGCGATGCAGGACCGCGCGGGCGTCGCCGTCGGCTTGCTCGGTATCTCGGGCGGTGAAAACGTGTTGGCCGACCATTCGCCGCGCCTCGCGAATATACAGCTGTGGCGGAATGCCTGCGGTTCCGGGAAATTCATCGCGGCAAAAGCCCCAACGGCGAGCGTCCTTGCGAATCGCTGGCGGGACCGCCGCGTCGTGCTGCAGAAAGTAGAGCAGCCCTAGGTTGTAAGCGTAGTGTGCCGCGACGATCTTCGCTCGCGTTGCTCGATCGCCATCGGGATAAGCATCGTTGATATCGGGCATCGACAGCCGAACCGCGGCGTGCGGCGTGTCGTTGATATCGGCTTTGTCGTTGGGCATTCCCGGGGCGTGAGCGCGATAGATGCCGCTGTGGTCCGATGCAAAGACGCGTTTCAGCTTACCGCTTTCAAACGCCTGCAACACATCGACAAAATCGTCGCGGTTGTAGCTTTCGGGCTGAACCGGTTCACGCATGTTTGTGGTGTCGGTTGTCATGATCAATCGCAGGTTGTAACCCTGCACTTGACCATCGGCTTGGCCTTGTGGATTGCCTGCCATCGGTTCGCCATATTGGCTGCTTGATTCGCGTCCGACGTGGTAACTCTCCCCCGCCGCCGCCAGCAGATCGCCTTCATAACTGGCGTCGATGAACGCTCGCGCATCGATCTGTTGCGATTGACCGTCGGGACCCGCAAAGGTCGCGGAAACGATGCGCCGCCGACCAAGTTGGCTGTCCGTCGTCGCGACCTCTTCCAAAACAAGCTGCTTGAGCGTTTGAATCGCCGGATATTCGGCCAGCATCTGCTGCAAGATCCGCAGATTGACCGAGGGCTCGCCGTGCGTGCCGCGGAACGCCGCGACAACTTGTTCGGAGTCGGCACCGTAACGGGCGACATAGTCGGCGTCGGCGCGTTGGGCAAAGTCGAGGAAGAATCCGGTCAACGCTTCGAACGAGCGGAAGTCGGTGTGGGAGAGACCGCTGGTCAACATCCCGCCGATGTGATCGGTCGGTTCGACCAACAGAACGCTGCGGCCCGCTTTGGCTGCGCTGACCGCAGCGGCGATTCCCGCCGGCGTGCTACCGTAGACGCATACATCGGTTTGCCGCGGGGCGTCGGCCGCGATCGAAAACGTGCTGCTGATGGCGATTGAAACAACGATCAACAATCTTAAGATGCGCATCATAAGGCTTTGGATAGGCGGTTGGGACGCTTGATGCCGCGATCGATGCGACGCTGGCGTTTACTAAGGAAGAGCGAATTGAGGGACGCTTTAGGCGGGCCAGTATTCGGCGATCTTGCGTTTCAGGAAGTCGACGCTGCGAGCCAATTGGTCCATCCCGTCGACTCCGTCTTCGATGCTGACCCAGCCATCGAAACCAACGCTGCGAAGTTCGCTGAAGATCGCGTCATAATCGTTCAATCCCTTGCCGATCTCGCCGTGGGAGAGTCGTTTGGCGTATCCCGTTGCGCCTCCCTCTTCGCGTCGCAGGTCCTCCAGAGTCCCTTCCTTCAGATACCTGTCGCTGGCATGCATTGTGACGACGCGGCGGGAGACTCGCTTGAGCAGTTCGATCGGATCCTCGCCAGCGAGGTAGGTGTTACTGGGATCGTAGTTGACGCCGAAATTGGGATGGTCGATGCGG from Rosistilla oblonga includes the following:
- a CDS encoding DUF1553 domain-containing protein, with the protein product MLRCSSAADEATPEQIEFFEAKIRPVLVEHCYECHNSDSMAEAEFALDWREPLRRGGDSGPALAETPDASFLLQVMRHEVDGVEMPEGGVKLSDAILADFEKWIAMGAPDPRDEPPSADELAKSTSWEAVRNKRAKWWSFQPIGNIAPPAGDNGWSDLAIDRFTYAKMHAAGLQPAAPADRVTLVRRLYFALTGLPPTPDQIDAFVDDTADDAYERLVDELLQSPHFGERWARHWMDWFRYAQSHGSEGDPAIAGATLYRDYLIRALNADVRYDQLVREHIAGDQLPEPRINESLGINESLIGTAHWRMVFHGFTPTDALDERVRFNDDAIDVVSKAFLGLTVSCARCHNHKFDAISQADYYAFAGIVDSTRPGRAAIDLPSRLNLHRDTLANLKPRIREAIAADWQPAVAALAERLQSTPPSESDAKEANSVLNPLATIQRAIADGTTFEAAWNQSVAEFEMLQTQRAAFEEQSLAEDWRLDRAPPEGQWFAYGNGLVGVAEQADDRQPEPNAAGEFAIAESGDALRGIYPASVVTHGISNKHGGRLTSRDFLASEDQRLWLQIAGDGASSSRFVVQNYPRNGTVYPVTNLSGDKAARWHWQQYDLSYWSGDDLHIELATARDGPLLVKPNDRSWFGIRRAVVTAAGQQPPSDWREHLSPLFQIAGEQPPKSASDLAELYAAAIGQAIEAWQSGRMTDPQALLLDACVQQKLLPNALDNLPSAKPLIEEYRRLEAEIPVATRLPTLSEWRGSDHPLYIRGDHKQPDRPIPRRYLEAFDAEPYATQLSGREQLAEDLVRADNPLTSRVIVNRIWHHLFGRGIVATTDNFGRLGTQPTHPQLLDYLSGEFRDRGWSIKQLIRQIVTSQTWRQQSTPSAKALDVDPENLLLSYRTTTRLEAEAIRDSLLAVSGRLQPLAPEGAVRGDSDRRSVYVNVIRNSLDPFLSSFDAPVPFSCKGRRDVTNVPAQALMMLNNPFVIKAAEQLAAGILADDSLHDPAQQVAAIWRRCFGRTPSESQLQAATAFLEQSRAGNETIRQQIAQWDRQIAEHRSQIDAITTPAREKLMAALAGESSVPSAADATSPSPLREWQFSKLSPDPAAKDHLTLHGTARLEDDALIVDGGGWAASPALPMEIATKSLEVVVQLDDLDQRGGAAISIQSTDGNLFDAIVFAEREPRRWMSGSDHGRRTQSFRADEEQQAQQQPVHLVITYNGDGTIVCYRDGQPYGTAYKTGVQTFPAGRTQVIFGMRHGTRTTNGRMLKGRIYEARLYDQALTATQVQSLATRSVHAVSHEQMVAALEPAEREKLLLLDQQMATLQRKRDASPPSPVPQQHWIDFAHSLLNMKEFLYVR
- a CDS encoding DUF1501 domain-containing protein; this translates as MSANTSHLSVGSRRRWLQTCSSGFGMLALSSMQRQATAAATVPVVNPKAKSVILCYMSGGVSHVDSFDPKPQLVKDHGKSMPVKVERTQFNNNGKIFGSPFAFKPYGESGLEISEIFPEIGSCADHLAVVRSATTNVNEHAQGNFAIHTGFPFLGHPSAGAWISYGLGAANENLPSYVVLQSGGAVPPHGGVGLFSSGYLPAQHQASILQADKPDAVPNIRPAQTLAMQRQRLDFVRQIDSQFADSAQNRQVDAAIENYETAFRMQSAVPELCDISDETAATMNLYGIDSGDQALAAYGRQALLARKLVEQGVRFIELSCITRGIGAGGAANPWDQHGDLEKGHRAMAEQVDRPIAALIKDLEARGLLDETLIVFTGEFGRTPFSQGAGGRDHNPFGFSLWLAGGGIRGGTAYGATDELGYRAVEKPCTIYDVWATVLHQLGIDHEKLTFRSGGRDFRLTDVHGNVLTEIIA
- a CDS encoding FAD-dependent oxidoreductase, whose product is MRILRLLIVVSIAISSTFSIAADAPRQTDVCVYGSTPAGIAAAVSAAKAGRSVLLVEPTDHIGGMLTSGLSHTDFRSFEALTGFFLDFAQRADADYVARYGADSEQVVAAFRGTHGEPSVNLRILQQMLAEYPAIQTLKQLVLEEVATTDSQLGRRRIVSATFAGPDGQSQQIDARAFIDASYEGDLLAAAGESYHVGRESSSQYGEPMAGNPQGQADGQVQGYNLRLIMTTDTTNMREPVQPESYNRDDFVDVLQAFESGKLKRVFASDHSGIYRAHAPGMPNDKADINDTPHAAVRLSMPDINDAYPDGDRATRAKIVAAHYAYNLGLLYFLQHDAAVPPAIRKDARRWGFCRDEFPGTAGIPPQLYIREARRMVGQHVFTARDTEQADGDARAVLHRDSIAIGDYVHNCHGTGRTGSRFDGQHEGEFYKKVPPYQIPYGVIVPAVTENLLVPVACSASHFGFGALRLEPIWTSLGQAAGWAAATAIEQDLPVQAIDVPHLQQRLHADGSATIYVTDVPPDSEDFAALQWWGTRGGLHGLAPAKQPRPKSLGSQYNAAFPGHAAELDTPVTDALHKRWLKLLPADTTIPDTASKQARRDWIRAAWRHNVAGN